The following are from one region of the Rosistilla carotiformis genome:
- a CDS encoding DUF1559 domain-containing protein, translating into MRAKPGFTLVELLVVIAIIGILVGLLLPAVQAAREAARRMSCSNNLKNIGLAMHNYHDTFQGLPPGYINNKATTNGPVSGEYSQWAWGAFILPFIEQAPMHDQLQVGTISLSAALTPGGPSDRTALLATPIDTFICPSDSGPEVHKTDDQLRDSADAWQDVAKSNYIALNTTQRWHSGGRLTGPDTGVTNQWGAGPGNGDKPNGCFMRDRSIRFRDILDGTSNTLLVGERVYQYTNPSGTPTICRAGVAIGNEISNEQLSIRRSLGTLTSAINSTDANTCIHGFAGPHPGGIMFVLGDASVRFISETIDHSPVHNGGTDAVDSTMERLGSREDGQSVGSF; encoded by the coding sequence ATGCGTGCCAAACCGGGATTCACGCTAGTTGAACTACTGGTCGTCATCGCAATTATCGGGATTCTGGTGGGACTACTACTGCCCGCTGTTCAAGCTGCCCGCGAGGCGGCACGCCGCATGAGCTGTTCAAATAATTTGAAGAACATTGGCTTGGCGATGCATAATTACCACGACACGTTTCAAGGTTTGCCACCTGGTTACATCAACAACAAAGCCACAACGAATGGCCCCGTTTCAGGGGAGTATTCACAATGGGCTTGGGGGGCATTTATCCTTCCCTTCATCGAGCAAGCTCCAATGCACGACCAATTGCAGGTTGGCACAATCAGCCTTTCCGCTGCGTTAACTCCCGGAGGTCCATCCGACCGAACCGCATTGCTTGCCACGCCAATCGATACTTTCATCTGCCCTTCGGATTCTGGCCCCGAGGTTCACAAGACCGATGATCAACTTCGTGACTCGGCCGATGCTTGGCAAGATGTTGCCAAATCTAACTACATTGCTTTGAACACGACTCAGCGATGGCACTCTGGAGGGCGGTTGACTGGTCCGGATACCGGCGTGACCAATCAGTGGGGCGCTGGACCGGGTAACGGTGACAAGCCAAATGGCTGTTTCATGAGGGACCGTTCGATAAGATTTCGCGACATTCTGGACGGTACAAGCAATACCCTGTTGGTAGGTGAAAGGGTTTACCAGTACACCAATCCATCGGGAACCCCAACCATCTGTAGAGCGGGTGTTGCGATCGGAAACGAAATTTCGAACGAACAGCTGTCGATTCGAAGGTCTTTGGGAACGTTAACAAGCGCTATTAACTCCACTGATGCGAATACCTGCATCCATGGATTCGCAGGTCCTCACCCCGGCGGGATTATGTTTGTGCTTGGGGATGCAAGTGTGCGTTTTATCTCGGAGACCATCGATCACAGCCCTGTTCACAATGGTGGCACCGATGCGGTTGACAGTACGATGGAACGCCTGGGCTCGCGCGAAGATGGCCAGTCGGTCGGTTCCTTCTAG
- the fliW gene encoding flagellar assembly protein FliW — MRINTSRFGTLDLAENELFNFPQGLIGLESLKVWCLVPDPTSPAVAWLQSVSRATQAVAVISPRAFVENYRACVSSRDLGTLQIRPQDRTYIVTTVAGHVGRLTTNLQAPIVINLDRQLGCQVVATDDQPLRFALHIAFEHRAAA; from the coding sequence ATGCGTATCAACACCAGCCGCTTCGGAACGCTCGATCTGGCAGAAAACGAACTGTTCAATTTCCCTCAAGGATTGATCGGTCTCGAATCGCTAAAGGTTTGGTGCTTGGTTCCCGATCCGACCAGCCCCGCAGTGGCTTGGCTGCAATCGGTCTCGCGAGCGACGCAAGCCGTCGCAGTGATCAGCCCCCGAGCGTTTGTCGAAAACTATCGCGCTTGCGTCTCGTCGCGCGACCTGGGAACGCTGCAGATTCGACCTCAAGATCGCACCTACATCGTGACCACCGTCGCCGGCCATGTCGGCCGCCTGACCACCAACTTGCAAGCACCGATCGTGATCAACCTCGATCGCCAACTCGGTTGCCAAGTCGTCGCGACCGACGATCAACCGCTCCGCTTTGCTCTGCACATCGCGTTCGAACACCGCGCCGCGGCGTAA
- a CDS encoding flagellin hook IN motif-containing protein, with product MSLLPVSTPRTADALTQQRLIRQLNYDSLTLENLYTQLSTGQRVNTLSDDPSAAISAVSLQASQEYSATMLRNAQSAEGYLNVTDTVSATIDNALIEAQGTIIAGAQDPLGDAERDAYAQSLSLTIDRLITAANQSYRGHYVLGGAIDQTAPLAREEDFVVWSGTSAVQSTQISKDWLLETGINAQQSLGVGASIASSVDLDAAVTRDTPLSKLYGGKGVVPSVIRASGGDGWTDIDLRAAKTVGDLQDALNSVSLEGRDLSVTLSATGISVDYADGLGGTLSIDDVGEGKTADLLGIRNPQGYNGLPLVSHNLNPAITGAVKLTDVAGGAGIDVSAGIQIDQGSRTFTVDLSLAETIEDVVVAINLSGADVKASINQSTGKLQIAGLADGVDYSIGENGGNAAAQLGLRTATTATKLSELNRGLGFEATGGTDLTISRTDGSELEIDVDGASTIADVIDRINNHVDNLGPNAVTASLRTDGNGIQLQSIAGTSTLTVGQPAGSSLGEALGLIAPGSTETTAIDEAGNAVIRGSDYKPVETGSTLDTLLRMQTAIQAGDIPEITRLAPRMDQHLQQSVQMRAEVGSRVQNLDNVRQQTEELSIELAAQLSNQIDADFASVISEMTARQQAMQASLQVTAQISQLTVLNFL from the coding sequence ATGAGCTTGCTGCCGGTCTCCACGCCACGGACAGCCGATGCGCTGACGCAGCAGCGCTTGATTCGCCAGCTGAACTATGACAGCCTGACGCTCGAAAATCTGTACACCCAGCTGAGCACGGGGCAGCGCGTCAATACGCTCAGCGACGATCCTTCGGCGGCGATTTCAGCGGTTTCCCTGCAGGCCTCCCAGGAATATTCCGCGACGATGCTCCGCAATGCGCAATCGGCCGAGGGCTATCTGAACGTCACCGACACGGTTTCGGCGACGATCGACAATGCACTCATCGAAGCGCAAGGCACGATCATCGCCGGTGCGCAGGATCCGTTGGGGGATGCCGAACGCGATGCGTATGCGCAAAGCCTGTCATTGACGATCGATCGATTGATCACGGCCGCGAATCAGAGCTATCGTGGGCACTACGTCTTGGGCGGTGCGATCGATCAAACGGCTCCGCTAGCACGCGAGGAGGATTTTGTTGTGTGGTCGGGGACGTCGGCGGTGCAGTCGACGCAGATCAGTAAAGATTGGTTGTTGGAGACTGGGATCAATGCACAGCAGTCGTTGGGCGTGGGGGCGTCGATCGCGTCGAGCGTCGATCTCGACGCGGCGGTCACGCGTGACACGCCACTGTCGAAGCTTTACGGCGGCAAGGGCGTTGTACCGAGCGTGATTCGGGCCAGCGGCGGGGATGGTTGGACCGATATCGATCTTCGCGCGGCCAAGACGGTTGGCGATTTGCAAGATGCACTCAACAGTGTTTCGTTGGAAGGCCGCGATCTCAGTGTGACGCTTTCGGCGACGGGAATTTCGGTCGACTATGCCGATGGTCTTGGGGGAACGCTTTCGATCGATGACGTCGGCGAAGGCAAGACGGCCGACCTGTTGGGGATCCGCAATCCGCAGGGCTACAACGGGCTGCCATTGGTTTCTCACAACTTAAATCCGGCGATCACCGGTGCAGTGAAGTTGACGGACGTCGCGGGGGGGGCTGGGATCGATGTCAGTGCTGGAATCCAGATCGATCAAGGCAGTCGCACCTTTACGGTCGACCTGAGCCTGGCCGAAACGATCGAAGACGTGGTGGTGGCGATCAATCTTTCGGGAGCCGATGTCAAGGCATCGATCAATCAAAGCACGGGCAAGCTGCAGATCGCGGGGCTCGCCGATGGGGTCGATTATTCGATCGGGGAAAATGGGGGCAACGCCGCGGCGCAACTTGGTTTGCGAACCGCGACAACGGCAACCAAACTGAGCGAACTCAATCGCGGGCTGGGATTTGAGGCCACCGGCGGCACCGACCTAACGATTTCCCGAACCGATGGAAGTGAGTTGGAGATCGACGTCGATGGGGCGTCGACGATCGCCGACGTGATCGATCGAATCAACAACCATGTCGACAATCTCGGTCCCAATGCGGTCACGGCTTCGCTGCGGACCGACGGCAACGGAATCCAGTTGCAAAGCATCGCGGGAACTTCGACGTTGACCGTCGGCCAACCTGCGGGGAGTAGTCTGGGCGAGGCCCTGGGGTTGATAGCGCCCGGCAGCACCGAAACCACCGCGATCGACGAGGCGGGAAACGCGGTGATCCGCGGCAGCGACTACAAGCCTGTCGAAACCGGCAGCACGTTAGATACGTTGCTTCGGATGCAAACCGCGATTCAGGCGGGGGACATTCCCGAAATCACGCGGCTGGCGCCGAGGATGGATCAACATCTGCAACAATCGGTGCAGATGCGGGCGGAAGTGGGTTCACGCGTTCAAAATCTGGACAACGTGCGGCAGCAGACCGAAGAGCTGTCGATCGAATTGGCAGCCCAGTTGTCGAACCAAATCGATGCCGACTTCGCGTCGGTGATCAGCGAAATGACGGCCCGCCAACAGGCGATGCAGGCCAGTTTGCAGGTAACCGCGCAGATTTCGCAGTTAACCGTATTGAACTTCCTTTAA
- a CDS encoding HTTM domain-containing protein codes for MAQRTAQRLIANVRGRWFAIRDAWQQFWYQPEDPIGIALLRILTGLVLLYTLSIWSLDLAAFFSSETGWQSAELVSQIQRGQWAFSFWWWIPDQRLWMAHAVAMFVVAAFTIGLFTRVTKFAALLICISYANRVPMVQFGLDQVTAAWLLYLCFGPCGDRLSVDHWWRRRAIKRHGLQDVPVPLSSAARLTMRMVQVHLCLIYLWAGISKLQGASWVSGEAVWWIASNYEHQQASLTWLAYVPWLYQILTIGTWAWEISFSFLVWNRSLRWIVLSLGLGMHAGIGLFLGLWPFAWIMVFSYLSFVPTAFLNRGLQAASQAIGWSRSGSRQAPFDSAPLLPASDNESIVDDVASPIATERPAHLSIPTPKLDAVAGGKTTSTSTLQLASVSTTDHDTQAAAVPTSDASEASRNTVRTTAKPIKKVKTMLSENDRDNMVLFVERSAKRRCSLIRALESCGYRCIGLDAWPETIEVYNVLKPRCIMCNGYQMPASELRFWRSQLDEREDSIFVVLVEPNQVAQATSEDGRTIGIPIPASFARIRGALDAARGVGQEIPPQPPADSTSESLDDSGDKIFSLTSHNRPH; via the coding sequence ATGGCACAGCGCACCGCGCAGCGATTGATCGCCAACGTTCGCGGTCGATGGTTTGCGATTCGCGACGCCTGGCAACAATTTTGGTATCAACCCGAGGATCCGATCGGCATCGCGCTGCTGCGAATCCTGACGGGGCTGGTGCTGCTGTACACGTTGTCGATTTGGTCGCTGGACCTGGCGGCGTTTTTCAGCAGTGAGACCGGCTGGCAATCGGCCGAACTGGTGAGCCAGATCCAACGCGGCCAGTGGGCGTTTTCATTTTGGTGGTGGATCCCCGACCAACGGTTATGGATGGCGCATGCGGTCGCGATGTTCGTCGTCGCTGCATTTACAATCGGTCTGTTCACGCGCGTAACGAAATTCGCGGCGCTACTGATTTGCATCTCCTACGCCAACCGCGTCCCGATGGTGCAATTTGGATTGGATCAAGTCACCGCCGCGTGGCTGCTGTATCTCTGTTTCGGGCCGTGTGGTGACCGGCTGTCTGTCGATCATTGGTGGCGTCGTCGCGCGATAAAGCGTCATGGATTGCAGGACGTTCCCGTTCCGTTGTCCTCGGCGGCGCGATTGACCATGCGGATGGTTCAGGTGCATTTGTGTCTGATCTATCTGTGGGCGGGGATCTCTAAACTGCAAGGCGCTTCGTGGGTCTCGGGGGAAGCCGTCTGGTGGATCGCATCGAATTATGAGCACCAGCAGGCAAGCCTCACCTGGCTCGCCTACGTCCCGTGGCTGTACCAGATCCTGACGATCGGCACTTGGGCTTGGGAGATTTCGTTTTCATTTCTCGTCTGGAACCGATCGTTGCGATGGATCGTGTTGAGTCTTGGCCTGGGAATGCACGCGGGGATCGGACTGTTTCTGGGGCTGTGGCCATTCGCTTGGATTATGGTCTTTAGTTATTTGAGCTTTGTGCCGACGGCGTTTTTGAATCGCGGATTGCAAGCTGCGTCGCAGGCCATCGGATGGTCGCGCAGCGGATCGCGACAGGCTCCGTTCGACAGCGCCCCGCTCCTGCCGGCATCGGACAATGAGTCAATCGTCGATGACGTTGCAAGCCCGATCGCGACCGAACGACCAGCCCATTTGAGCATTCCCACGCCCAAGTTGGACGCAGTGGCAGGCGGCAAAACCACTTCGACATCTACCTTGCAACTTGCAAGCGTTTCGACCACCGATCACGATACCCAAGCGGCTGCAGTGCCAACGTCAGACGCGTCCGAGGCCTCCCGCAACACGGTTCGCACGACAGCGAAACCCATCAAGAAAGTGAAGACGATGCTTAGCGAAAATGATCGCGACAACATGGTTCTGTTTGTGGAACGTTCCGCCAAACGCCGTTGCAGTTTGATCCGCGCTCTCGAATCGTGTGGTTACCGTTGCATCGGCCTAGACGCCTGGCCCGAAACGATCGAAGTCTACAACGTGCTCAAGCCGCGCTGCATCATGTGCAACGGATACCAGATGCCGGCCAGCGAATTGCGGTTCTGGCGATCGCAATTGGACGAGCGCGAGGATTCGATTTTCGTCGTCTTGGTCGAACCCAATCAGGTCGCCCAAGCCACGTCCGAAGATGGTCGCACGATCGGGATCCCGATCCCCGCTTCGTTCGCACGGATTCGCGGCGCCCTGGATGCCGCGCGGGGCGTGGGGCAGGAAATTCCCCCTCAACCGCCCGCCGATTCGACCTCGGAATCCTTGGATGATTCTGGCGACAAAATTTTCTCGCTCACCTCCCACAACCGCCCGCACTAA
- a CDS encoding tetratricopeptide repeat protein produces the protein MALPFTVLLGCGGGDLTPAEMLQRGQYLSDAQRPGEAIAVFDRLLESQPQNAQALYLRGLAHERTGDGERALVDYDAAIQANPGYVEAYNNRAVLHAQYGRFEQAIADFGDVLSRSPKFVLGYKNRGLAFHDTGDFAAAMQDFDRAIQLEPDAAGYFMRGNLHLEQKQYAAAIADYDRSLALDDSNSRAWLNRGMSLARLGKTKEARESLQQASQMDNEIVSQEIVLALRSLSLDPSVGLDVELADVQAAVETAGWQAARSQEPHFPFTIEKAGQQRKLFVALLDVDQESIAIAADAQSAVLDESIPKSLLIATDSGLQGGQWRFIESWQPEPAQLRVATVKVSIDPQP, from the coding sequence TTGGCTCTCCCGTTTACCGTTTTGCTGGGATGCGGTGGCGGAGACCTGACGCCTGCGGAAATGCTACAGCGTGGCCAGTACCTCTCCGATGCGCAGCGTCCCGGCGAAGCGATCGCCGTGTTTGATCGGTTGCTGGAATCACAGCCTCAAAATGCTCAAGCCTTGTACCTGCGTGGACTGGCGCACGAACGGACCGGCGATGGCGAACGGGCACTGGTCGATTACGATGCCGCGATCCAAGCAAACCCTGGTTACGTCGAGGCCTACAACAACCGGGCGGTATTGCACGCCCAGTACGGACGCTTTGAGCAGGCGATCGCCGACTTTGGCGACGTCCTTTCACGTTCGCCAAAGTTTGTCTTGGGTTACAAAAATCGTGGTTTGGCGTTTCATGATACCGGAGATTTCGCCGCCGCGATGCAAGACTTCGACCGCGCGATTCAGTTGGAACCCGATGCGGCTGGATACTTCATGCGCGGCAACCTCCACTTGGAACAGAAACAATACGCCGCGGCGATCGCCGACTACGACCGATCGCTTGCGTTGGACGATTCGAATTCGCGAGCCTGGTTGAATCGCGGGATGTCGCTGGCGCGATTGGGCAAGACCAAAGAAGCGCGCGAGAGTTTGCAGCAGGCGTCACAGATGGACAACGAGATCGTTTCTCAAGAGATTGTCCTAGCGCTGCGTTCGCTGTCGTTGGATCCTTCGGTCGGCTTGGACGTCGAATTGGCCGACGTGCAGGCCGCTGTCGAGACGGCCGGTTGGCAGGCGGCTCGTAGTCAGGAGCCCCATTTTCCATTCACGATCGAAAAAGCGGGTCAACAACGCAAGCTGTTTGTCGCGCTACTGGACGTCGACCAAGAGAGCATCGCGATCGCCGCCGATGCGCAATCGGCGGTGTTGGATGAATCGATTCCCAAGAGCTTGTTGATTGCCACGGATTCGGGTTTGCAAGGCGGTCAGTGGCGGTTCATCGAATCCTGGCAACCCGAACCAGCGCAGCTTCGCGTGGCGACGGTGAAGGTCTCGATCGATCCGCAGCCGTGA
- a CDS encoding translation initiation factor, producing the protein MRLFAGTPFDIPPTCDRCGELEQDCACPPLPPPKLDPKKQTARLMTEKRKRGKVVTLVKGLPAEGNDLPALLTQLKSRCGAGGTIKDDQLELQGDHLETVRRVLAEIGYRIKG; encoded by the coding sequence ATGAGACTCTTCGCAGGCACACCCTTCGACATCCCACCAACATGCGACCGCTGTGGCGAACTCGAACAAGATTGCGCGTGCCCACCCTTGCCCCCTCCCAAACTCGATCCGAAAAAACAGACGGCGCGATTGATGACCGAGAAGCGAAAACGCGGCAAAGTGGTCACGTTGGTCAAAGGTCTGCCCGCCGAAGGCAACGACTTGCCTGCGCTGCTTACCCAACTGAAGTCGCGGTGCGGTGCTGGCGGCACGATCAAAGATGATCAGTTGGAGCTCCAGGGCGATCACCTGGAGACGGTCCGTCGCGTGTTGGCGGAAATCGGATACCGCATCAAAGGCTAG
- a CDS encoding sugar phosphate isomerase/epimerase family protein, which translates to MPKLSVNELSTYRWSFEEDVFAYAKHGFDAIGIWRAKLAEYGTEKGAELLQENGLRVSSVGWAGGFTGGDGRSFNDSIHDALDAVDLAAQLGAECLIVVSGDRNNHTGSHSRRLLRQALTEVCEAAAALHLDVAIEPMHLGAGTQGCFLNNIQNTIDAIGEISWPGLGLVFDSYHLGHDPNLFQWLPEIAPLVRLVQLCDAAHVPMGEQDRLLLGDGKQNLAAIVECFEDAGYDGSFELELIGEAIENLDYDEMLSHSYQALNALVRTPAES; encoded by the coding sequence ATGCCTAAACTTTCCGTCAATGAGTTGTCGACCTACCGATGGTCGTTTGAAGAAGATGTCTTCGCGTATGCGAAGCACGGCTTTGATGCGATCGGAATCTGGCGGGCCAAGTTGGCGGAATACGGCACCGAAAAAGGAGCTGAGCTGCTGCAAGAAAACGGGCTTCGCGTCTCTTCGGTCGGCTGGGCCGGAGGCTTCACCGGCGGCGACGGCCGCAGCTTCAACGACAGCATCCACGACGCTTTGGATGCCGTCGATCTGGCGGCTCAATTGGGAGCCGAATGCCTAATCGTCGTTTCCGGCGATCGCAACAACCACACCGGATCGCACTCGCGACGTCTGTTGCGACAGGCACTCACCGAAGTTTGCGAAGCGGCTGCAGCATTGCATTTGGACGTCGCGATCGAACCGATGCATCTGGGTGCCGGTACGCAGGGCTGCTTCCTGAACAACATCCAAAACACGATCGACGCCATCGGCGAGATCAGCTGGCCCGGGCTGGGCTTGGTCTTCGATTCGTACCATCTGGGACACGATCCCAATTTGTTCCAGTGGTTGCCCGAAATCGCTCCCCTGGTACGTCTGGTGCAACTGTGCGATGCCGCCCACGTGCCGATGGGCGAACAGGATCGACTGCTGTTGGGCGATGGGAAACAAAACTTGGCCGCGATCGTCGAATGCTTCGAAGACGCAGGCTACGACGGCAGTTTCGAATTGGAACTGATTGGCGAGGCAATCGAGAATCTGGATTACGACGAAATGTTGTCCCATTCCTATCAGGCATTGAACGCTTTGGTGCGGACTCCTGCCGAATCTTGA
- a CDS encoding SpoIIE family protein phosphatase: MAFLSTISGPSKGARHEIPPGEIIIGRHPECKVVVEVGAVSRHHAKIVRSDDSIQLEDLKSRNGTFVNGQLISGLHTLREGDQIRICEVEFSFHTGEQPGFMGPESTAGLLKDPAGSGFGVVLVDDDADDSELDSSSGHVEVQKDSSGVVRLDAGTDAKLRALLDISRSLGGQLVLDEVLPATLESLFRIFPQADRGFIVLETPEGKLVPRWAQNRNKGEEGTVRISRTIIRQVMNEGTPMISLDAASDERFEMSESIADFRIRSMICAPLIDSDGKAFGALQIDTMDQKNRFNAIDIDLLSSVATQAGVAIHNAKLHENALQQQSVEQDLRLANDVQHAFLPMSPPDVEGYEFHSFYRAAHHIGGDYFDYVDLGEGRVGIIVADVVGHGVAAAMYMAKLSAETRFCLASEPDPATAIDKLNERMCALPVEQFVTFLLVVLDPKSHTMTIVNAGHMPPIVLSPNGELSEPGEEESGVPIAVMDGFEYERITLPIQPGELAVMYTDGINEAMDINDDEFGMERVRAAVLAGGKPEQIGERILSEISKFAGNAPQFDDMCIVILGRNKA; the protein is encoded by the coding sequence ATGGCGTTCTTAAGTACTATCTCAGGGCCCTCCAAAGGGGCGCGGCACGAAATCCCGCCAGGCGAAATCATCATCGGTCGCCATCCCGAATGCAAAGTCGTGGTCGAAGTTGGGGCGGTCAGTCGACATCATGCAAAAATCGTTCGGTCGGACGATTCGATCCAGCTGGAAGATCTCAAGAGCCGCAACGGTACGTTTGTTAATGGACAACTGATCAGCGGCCTGCACACGCTCCGCGAAGGCGATCAGATTCGGATCTGCGAGGTCGAATTCAGCTTTCATACCGGAGAGCAACCCGGCTTCATGGGCCCCGAATCGACCGCCGGCCTGCTGAAAGATCCCGCCGGCAGCGGCTTTGGGGTCGTCTTGGTCGACGATGATGCAGACGATTCGGAACTCGATTCGTCCAGCGGACATGTCGAAGTACAGAAGGACAGCAGCGGCGTCGTCCGACTCGACGCCGGCACCGATGCCAAGCTTCGCGCCCTGTTAGATATCTCGCGTTCCCTCGGCGGGCAATTGGTTCTCGACGAGGTGCTGCCAGCGACACTGGAAAGTTTGTTCCGGATCTTCCCGCAAGCCGATCGCGGCTTCATCGTGCTGGAAACGCCCGAAGGCAAATTGGTACCGCGTTGGGCGCAAAATCGAAACAAGGGAGAAGAGGGGACCGTGCGGATCAGTCGGACCATCATCCGCCAGGTGATGAACGAAGGGACGCCGATGATTTCGTTGGACGCGGCCAGCGATGAACGTTTTGAAATGAGCGAGTCGATCGCCGACTTCCGCATCCGTTCGATGATCTGCGCTCCGCTGATCGACAGCGATGGAAAGGCCTTTGGTGCCCTACAGATCGACACGATGGATCAGAAGAATCGTTTCAATGCGATCGATATCGATCTGCTTTCGTCCGTCGCGACTCAGGCGGGTGTTGCGATTCACAACGCGAAACTGCATGAAAACGCACTCCAACAGCAATCTGTGGAACAAGACCTGCGATTGGCCAACGATGTCCAACACGCCTTCCTGCCGATGTCCCCGCCGGATGTCGAGGGCTACGAATTCCACAGCTTCTATCGCGCCGCCCATCACATCGGTGGTGACTACTTCGATTACGTCGACCTCGGTGAAGGACGCGTCGGGATCATCGTCGCCGATGTCGTCGGCCACGGCGTCGCCGCGGCGATGTACATGGCCAAACTGTCCGCCGAGACGCGATTTTGCCTGGCCAGCGAACCCGATCCGGCAACGGCTATCGATAAACTGAATGAGCGAATGTGCGCGCTGCCGGTCGAACAATTCGTTACGTTCCTGTTAGTCGTCCTGGACCCCAAATCCCACACGATGACAATCGTCAACGCGGGGCACATGCCGCCGATTGTATTGTCTCCCAATGGAGAACTGAGCGAGCCAGGGGAAGAGGAATCGGGCGTTCCCATCGCCGTCATGGATGGCTTCGAATACGAACGAATCACGCTTCCAATCCAGCCGGGCGAACTTGCGGTGATGTATACCGACGGCATCAACGAAGCGATGGACATCAACGACGATGAATTTGGTATGGAACGCGTCCGAGCAGCGGTACTTGCTGGCGGTAAGCCCGAACAAATTGGCGAACGGATTCTATCGGAGATTTCCAAATTCGCGGGCAACGCGCCCCAGTTCGACGACATGTGTATCGTGATCTTGGGACGCAACAAAGCTTAA
- a CDS encoding acylphosphatase, giving the protein MERIEVFYSGHVQGVGFRYNACEQADGLSVTGWVQNLPDRRVQMVAEGSIGDLKELLRRIDQSMSGNIRDKTVDWQAATGQLAPFQIKH; this is encoded by the coding sequence ATGGAACGAATCGAAGTCTTTTACAGCGGTCACGTCCAAGGCGTCGGCTTTCGCTACAACGCCTGCGAACAAGCCGACGGACTGAGCGTGACCGGTTGGGTGCAGAACTTGCCCGACCGCCGAGTGCAAATGGTCGCCGAAGGAAGCATTGGCGACTTAAAAGAATTGCTTCGCCGAATCGATCAATCGATGTCGGGGAACATCCGCGACAAAACGGTCGACTGGCAAGCTGCCACGGGGCAGTTGGCCCCGTTTCAGATCAAGCACTGA
- a CDS encoding bacterioferritin — MTRIETLKNLQTALSMELTATHQYQLHAGVLDDWGMDRLATKMRQEMQEEIGHSDEYMARILFLNGEPELALQKTPVVAHSLKEMFELDLADEQEAIGFYSAAAQKAAEEGDLGSRMLFERIAIDEEGHIGWLELQLSLLDRMGEPAYIAKHMSVEGEDENH, encoded by the coding sequence ATGACTCGAATCGAAACGTTGAAGAACCTGCAGACCGCTCTTTCGATGGAACTGACCGCGACGCATCAGTACCAATTGCACGCGGGGGTTCTGGACGACTGGGGCATGGACCGTTTGGCGACGAAGATGCGTCAAGAGATGCAAGAAGAGATCGGGCACTCGGATGAATACATGGCTCGAATCCTGTTCTTGAACGGGGAGCCCGAACTGGCCCTACAGAAGACACCCGTCGTGGCCCATTCGCTCAAAGAGATGTTCGAATTGGACCTGGCCGATGAACAAGAGGCGATCGGTTTTTATTCCGCCGCGGCGCAGAAAGCTGCCGAAGAAGGGGATCTTGGATCGCGAATGCTGTTCGAACGGATCGCGATCGATGAAGAGGGACACATCGGTTGGCTCGAGCTGCAACTGAGTCTGCTGGACCGAATGGGCGAACCCGCTTACATCGCGAAACACATGTCGGTCGAAGGGGAAGACGAAAACCACTGA